The following DNA comes from Anopheles arabiensis isolate DONGOLA chromosome 3, AaraD3, whole genome shotgun sequence.
TGCCGCTCTGGAAGCTGGTCGCCTGTTCCGAACCACCGAAACGGGTGTCTACATTCGGTACGGCCtgtgaaacacaaaaaaaaaaacataagtaaAGCTTGCTCCAGGCTAAACCAATCAAAAAAACTTACCGGATTGCCGGGATAGACTGCAGCCGTCTGGTGGAATCCACCCGGTCCGAACGAAGCAGTAGAGCTGGCACCGTTGAAGTTACCGGCGGGGAAGCGATTTTGAATATAGTTCGGAGCACTGGCAAAGTTAGCTCCATACACTGGGAAACCACCAAAGCCGGTACCGGCTCCAGCGCCTGCGAAACCAGCACCTCCGAAACCAGCACCTCCGAACCCTCCGTTAAAGgcagcctgctgctgctggaacagAGCTTGCTGCAGAGCAAACTGCTGCTGATACAAGCTACAGAATGGGGAGGAATgacagtaaaaaaagaagattagTTTTAAAGCTGCCAATTTTCATTCCGCTAATTGCCAACAAAGATCACACATGTtctaaaaaacatttaaaagacAGATCAGAGGAAActtaatgtgtttgttttggagtTTGGAGGATGTGTTGGTTAGCCATAGACTTTTGATCACAAGGGAAGTAGTAGTTACGATGTATTCTTTAATTGGAACATTAGTCGAGAGAGATCGTATCACACGATCGAGTAGTGTAGTATGGATCGCAACATGCCATCTGGATGAGAATAAGAAACAACAGTTCCCACACACTGATCGAGATACACCGAGAAGTCATAAAACTTCCACCCATCGACTGATCGCGTACGTCCGGCTGGATGGATGGGAATGAAGATCCTACTCAATATCTCACGTCAACGTCCCGGCTAGATCGTGCCAATTCTCAGCCCTATCGAACAGGCATCAGGTAAGGTGAACTCAAGGTGAACATGGTTGCCAAAAATGATGAATTTGATGCATGCACATGCTTCGCGATCCGTcgcagagagggagagagggagagatgtCCAGACGGGAGATTTGTTTTTGCCATTTACTTGTGCTGTTGATACGTTGGTTTGCGCCATGCGGGATCCAGGAGTGATGATGACGCTGATGCCGTCGCTCTCGGCTCAGAATAGGATTGCGTCAACGAGCTTCGAGAGCATCGCGATCGCAAGATCGCCGTACCGGGAAGCGAAAGATGATGTGTTCGAGTCATTACGAGCACCGTTTGGGGGGGCGAGTTCAGTGTCGCCCAAAAGGAGGAGGGAgcagaaataacaaaaagcaaaGTGTAATCAAGAGGTTTAACTAAAAAAAGCAATGCTCATTTCGATCGCGTACTGTTTTGTGCTGCGATCCGATCAAGCAAAGCGGAATAAGATGCTGAAATCTGCAATCATTGGTAGCATATAATATCATCAGCTCATATTACTTCAAGAATAAATTCTCGAAAAATACGCCTACACTAACTTTTGACTGAATG
Coding sequences within:
- the LOC120900235 gene encoding uncharacterized protein LOC120900235 isoform X1 — translated: MKFLVLCTLVAGAAAGYSASTYRDGKATGLYNQVPAGVDYADKFPHGNTGYNGGYTTHFSGPNGAGVAVGTGTGSFAPGFAGFPGPTVDFNNFFQGIQANFANSLTQSYSEPRATASASSSLLDPAWRKPTYQQHNLYQQQFALQQALFQQQQAAFNGGFGGAGFGGAGFAGAGAGTGFGGFPVYGANFASAPNYIQNRFPAGNFNGASSTASFGPGGFHQTAAVYPGNPAVPNVDTRFGGSEQATSFQSGKPGFVGVSSFSSSSNINGQTHREAVTTVNDNGKVTTHRVHS
- the LOC120900235 gene encoding fibroin heavy chain isoform X2 — protein: MKFLVLCTLVAGAAAGYSASTYRDGKATGYNGGYTTHFSGPNGAGVAVGTGTGSFAPGFAGFPGPTVDFNNFFQGIQANFANSLTQSYSEPRATASASSSLLDPAWRKPTYQQHNLYQQQFALQQALFQQQQAAFNGGFGGAGFGGAGFAGAGAGTGFGGFPVYGANFASAPNYIQNRFPAGNFNGASSTASFGPGGFHQTAAVYPGNPAVPNVDTRFGGSEQATSFQSGKPGFVGVSSFSSSSNINGQTHREAVTTVNDNGKVTTHRVHS